The Caulifigura coniformis genome includes a region encoding these proteins:
- a CDS encoding alpha/beta fold hydrolase yields MQQMIDTSRGSFSVDDSGEGTPLVLLHGFPLDHSMWKDQIARFSSTHRVVALDLRGFGKSPPRNKTVTMAEFADDVAAVIKAMKLGPVVLCGLSMGGYIAFAFQENHRDLLKGLILCDTRSLADMPEAAKARRVTAERVLKEGTSFLADTMLPKLFAEKTALTRPEIVDATRRVIESANPAGVSAAARGMAERRDYSDDLAGMDIPCLVIVGEHDAISPADEMTTIANRMPQAELKVIPNAGHMAPLENPPAVNEAIEAFLEQLG; encoded by the coding sequence ATGCAGCAGATGATCGACACTTCGCGCGGCTCGTTTTCCGTCGACGACTCCGGAGAGGGGACGCCGCTCGTGCTGCTGCACGGATTTCCGCTGGACCACTCGATGTGGAAGGACCAGATCGCACGGTTTTCGTCGACGCACCGGGTGGTGGCGCTCGACCTGCGGGGCTTCGGAAAGTCTCCCCCGCGGAACAAGACGGTCACGATGGCCGAGTTCGCGGATGACGTGGCGGCCGTGATCAAGGCGATGAAGCTTGGGCCCGTGGTGCTCTGCGGGCTGTCGATGGGGGGCTACATCGCATTCGCGTTCCAGGAAAACCATCGGGACCTCCTGAAGGGGCTGATCCTGTGCGACACGCGGTCGCTCGCGGATATGCCGGAGGCGGCGAAGGCGCGGCGCGTCACCGCGGAGCGGGTTCTGAAAGAGGGAACGTCATTCCTCGCGGACACGATGCTGCCGAAGCTCTTCGCCGAGAAAACGGCGCTGACCCGGCCGGAGATCGTCGATGCGACGCGGCGCGTGATCGAGTCGGCCAATCCGGCCGGAGTCTCGGCCGCGGCCCGTGGCATGGCCGAACGGCGGGACTACTCGGATGACCTGGCGGGGATGGACATCCCGTGTCTCGTCATTGTGGGAGAGCACGATGCCATTTCGCCGGCGGATGAGATGACCACGATTGCCAACCGGATGCCGCAGGCGGAATTGAAAGTCATTCCGAACGCGGGGCACATGGCGCCGCTCGAGAATCCTCCCGCGGTGAATGAGGCGATCGAGGCGTTTCTTGAACAGCTTGGCTGA
- a CDS encoding carboxypeptidase-like regulatory domain-containing protein has translation MKLCHVSCWVLLSMLTVGCGSSGPELSTVGGTVKLDGAPLPHAFVTFTPASGRPSFGGTDENGYYELVYTDDKKGAIPGEHTVKVSTLRRADPESGTKAEPERIPAKYNSKSELKKTVEPGSNTIDIDVTSEGKVLQPAR, from the coding sequence ATGAAGCTCTGTCACGTTTCGTGCTGGGTCCTGCTCTCGATGCTCACCGTCGGCTGCGGATCAAGCGGGCCAGAACTCTCCACCGTCGGCGGCACCGTCAAGCTGGACGGTGCCCCCCTGCCGCACGCATTCGTCACCTTCACACCCGCATCCGGCCGTCCCTCCTTCGGAGGCACTGATGAAAACGGCTACTATGAGCTCGTCTATACGGACGACAAGAAGGGCGCAATTCCAGGCGAACACACCGTGAAGGTCTCAACGCTCCGCCGCGCCGACCCTGAAAGCGGGACGAAGGCCGAGCCCGAACGGATCCCGGCCAAGTACAACAGCAAGTCGGAACTCAAGAAAACCGTTGAGCCGGGCTCCAACACCATCGACATCGACGTCACGTCCGAGGGCAAGGTCCTGCAGCCCGCCAGGTAA
- a CDS encoding ParB N-terminal domain-containing protein: MNIQRLPVTQIVPAPYNPRRALKPGDARFEKLARSLNEFDLVQPLVWNSRTGHLVGGHQRLEVLKHRGWSEVDCVVVDLTLEREKALNVTLNNAEVGGDWELDRLAELLADLHELPDFDATLTGFDERQLTDLLMRPMDDDFEEVDEKPDVVTATLEIPHEAWAAAQTRLNQLLSEAPSIRLHVSD, translated from the coding sequence ATGAACATTCAACGATTACCCGTCACGCAGATCGTTCCCGCCCCCTACAACCCGCGCCGCGCCCTGAAGCCGGGAGACGCCCGGTTTGAGAAACTGGCCCGCTCCTTGAATGAGTTCGACCTCGTGCAGCCGCTCGTCTGGAACAGCCGCACCGGACACCTCGTCGGCGGGCATCAGCGTCTGGAGGTTCTGAAGCACCGCGGATGGAGTGAGGTCGACTGTGTCGTCGTCGATCTCACTCTCGAACGGGAAAAAGCCCTGAACGTCACTCTCAACAACGCGGAGGTCGGCGGCGACTGGGAGCTGGATCGCCTGGCCGAACTGCTGGCTGACCTCCACGAACTTCCCGACTTCGATGCGACGCTCACCGGGTTCGATGAGCGGCAATTGACCGATCTGCTCATGCGGCCGATGGACGACGACTTCGAAGAGGTCGATGAAAAGCCGGACGTCGTCACGGCCACGCTGGAGATCCCGCACGAGGCCTGGGCCGCCGCGCAGACGAGGCTCAACCAGCTCCTGTCAGAGGCGCCGAGCATCCGCCTGCACGTGTCCGACTGA